A section of the Deltaproteobacteria bacterium genome encodes:
- a CDS encoding aquaporin family protein — protein MQKQTTLKECLAELVGTFLLIFIGDMAVGMAVHTGSMDLWGVSCLWGLAVTFAVYAVGSVSGAHLNPAVTIAMALYRKFPWSKVLPYALFQIAGAFLAAGVVYFAWSGFMIPTADKLGVIIGQPGSQKLMSIFSAFYPNPGIVGTDLIAFAKVSALKAFLVEMGITATLVFLILSLTEDRHDGAPKSNLVPWFVGLIVAALVSVAAPLTMAAMNPARDLGPRLFSYLAGFGSIAFPGPRGNEWWLFILGPISGGILGGLIYESVVRPLFGASDLKADQGLDVVERDLRKTID, from the coding sequence ATGCAGAAACAAACGACGCTTAAAGAATGCTTAGCGGAATTGGTAGGGACTTTCCTTTTGATTTTTATTGGGGATATGGCCGTGGGTATGGCCGTACATACCGGTTCGATGGATCTGTGGGGGGTGTCTTGTTTATGGGGCTTAGCCGTCACCTTTGCTGTTTATGCAGTGGGTTCAGTTTCGGGGGCGCATCTTAACCCGGCGGTAACGATTGCCATGGCTTTGTATCGAAAATTTCCTTGGAGTAAGGTTTTACCCTATGCCCTTTTTCAAATTGCAGGCGCTTTTTTGGCAGCAGGCGTGGTTTATTTTGCATGGTCTGGGTTTATGATACCCACGGCCGATAAATTAGGCGTGATTATTGGCCAGCCCGGCTCTCAAAAATTGATGTCCATTTTTAGTGCTTTTTATCCTAACCCCGGCATTGTGGGGACGGATCTAATTGCTTTTGCCAAAGTGTCGGCCTTAAAAGCATTTTTGGTAGAAATGGGGATTACTGCAACCTTAGTATTTTTGATCTTATCTTTAACGGAAGATCGCCATGATGGTGCACCTAAGTCTAATTTAGTGCCGTGGTTTGTGGGTTTGATTGTAGCCGCCTTGGTGAGCGTCGCCGCACCTTTAACCATGGCGGCCATGAATCCCGCCCGTGACTTGGGCCCCCGTTTATTCTCCTACCTGGCAGGCTTTGGATCCATCGCATTCCCAGGGCCGCGGGGGAATGAATGGTGGCTATTTATTTTGGGCCCTATTTCAGGGGGTATTTTAGGGGGGCTCATCTATGAAAGCGTGGTGCGCCCTCTATTCGGGGCTTCTGACTTAAAAGCGGATCAAGGGTTAGATGTAGTTGAAAGAGATTTGCGTAAAACTATCGAC